The Papaver somniferum cultivar HN1 chromosome 3, ASM357369v1, whole genome shotgun sequence genome includes a region encoding these proteins:
- the LOC113358290 gene encoding dnaJ homolog subfamily C GRV2-like isoform X2, producing MDFVSRHTTTSSDQSSSNESSSAPTTHPTEELEYLARYLIVKHSWRGRYKRILCISNVSIVTLDPGTLNVTNSYDVENDFEGALPILGRDDNSQEFTINVRTDGRGKFKGMKFSSRFRASILTELYRIRLNRVNAAVEFPVLHLRRRNTQWAPFKLKITAVGVELIETQSGDLRWCLDFRDMKSPAIILLSDGYGKKSIDHGGFVLCPLYGRKSKAFQAAPGTTNTAIISALTKTAKSSVGVSLSVENSQSLTAAEYVKQRAKEAVGAEETPCGGWSVTRLRSAAHGTANIIGLSLGIGPKGGLGEQGDFVYRQLILTKASLVERRPENYESVIVRPLSAVSALVRFAEEPQMFAIEFNDGCPVHVYTCTSRDSLLAAVRDVLQTEGQCAVPVLPRLTMPGHHIDPPCGRVYLQLQHLPGEPQRAVADMESASMHLKHLAAAAKDAVAEGGSIPGSRAKLWRRIREFNACIPYSGVPPTIEVVEVTLMALITMLPATPNLPPESPPPPSPSPKAAATIMGFIACLRRLLASRSAASHVMSFPAAVGRIMGLLRNGSEGVAAEIAGLIAVLIGGGPGDSNILTDSKGEQHATIMHTKSVLFAHNNYVTILVNRLRPMSVSPLLSMSVVEVLEAMLCEPHGETTQYTTFVELLRQVAGLRRRLFSLFGHPAESVRETVAVIMRTIAEEDAIAAESMRDAALRDGALLRHLLHAFFLPAGERREVSRQLVALWADSYQPALDLLSRVLPPGLVAYLHTKFDGNLPEDDQSPPNQEATSMRRRQRRILQQRRGRPMRPIAFQEQLSPVSNAEDREFGTDALRGPDNYQRSAVDSSSGPVSDQFVVTTTPVNLADETSSAAVSQTDHSFVAVSGDAPYVSVSEAHEINAYGPVESDVNMVGSPGLPAPAQVVVENTPVGSGRLLCNWPEFWRAFSLDHNRADLIWNERTRQELREALQAEVHKLDIEKERTEDIGSGGATADVTGQESVPQISWNYTEFSAGYSSLSKEVCVGQYYLRLLLESGSSGRAQDFPLRDPVAFFRALYHRFLCDADIGLTVDGAVPDELGSSDDWCDMGRLDGFGGGGGSSVRELCARAMAIVYEQHYKTIGPFDGTAHITVLLDRSDDRALRHRLLLLLKVLMKVLSNVEACVLVGGCVLAVDLLTVAHEASERTAIPLQSNLIAATAFMEPLKEWTFIDKDGAQVGPMEKDAIRRFWSKKAIDWTTRCRASGMPDWKKLRDIRELRWALAIRVPVLTSTQVGEAALSILHSMVSAHSDLDDAGEIVTPTPRVKRILSSPRCIPHVAQALLTGEPSVVEVAAALLRAVVTRNPKAMVRLYSTGAFYFALAYPGSNLLSIAQLFSATHVHQAFHGGEEAAVSSSLPLAKRSVLGGHLPESLLYVLERSGPAAFAAAMVSDSDTPEIIWTHKMRAEHLICQVLQHLGDFPQKLSQHCHSLYDYAPMPPVTYPELRDEMWCHRYYLRNLCDEIRFPNWPIVEHVEFLQSLLAMWREELTRRPMDLSEEEACKILEISLEDVSGETADKRQPAEVNGDISNASKQFENIDEEKLKRQYRKLAMRYHPDKNPEGREKFLAVQKAYERLQATMQGLQGPQPWRLLLLLKGQCILYRRYGSVLEPFKYAGYPMLLNAVTVDKDESNFLTSDRAPLLVAASELIWLTCASSSLNGEELVRDGGIPLLATLLSRCMCVVQPTTPSNESSAIIVTNVIRTYAVLSQFENARVELLRFGGLIEDIVHSTELELVPAAVDAALQTAAHVSVSSELQDALLKAGVLWYLLPLLFQYDSTADEADATEAHGVGASVQIAKNLHAVRASQALSRLGGYSADGISTPYNQAAVETIKSLLTPKLADMLKDQAPKDLLSCLNSNLETPEIIWNSTTRAELLKFVDKQRASQGPDGSYDLQESYAFTYEALSKELHVGNVYLRVYNDQPDYDISNAEAFGAALIDYISELVHNHCVVDVNLENKMSPSNSSLEPSDPQNGTVDETVHTQDIDISAVGEGEVTSEEDLELINNLQIGLTSLKNLLTSAPSLAAIFSSKEQLVPLFECFSVPVASKSSIPQLCLSILSLLTMYAPCLETMVADRTSLLLLLQMLHGAPSCREGALHVLYALASTPELAWAAAKHGGVVYILQLLLPSQEEIPLQQRAAAASLLGKLVVQPMHGPRVSITLARFLPDGLVSVIRDGPGEAVIASLEQTTETPELVWTSAMAASLSAQIATMASDLYREQMKGRVVDWDVPEQPSGQQEMRDEPQVGGIYVRLFLKDPKFPLRNPKRFLEGLLDQYVSSVAATHYDMQGRRESMSSGDMRKGDHVSVEDVYEADDEQNQSTVPTPQERVRLSCLRVLHQLAASTTCAEAMAATSVGTPQVVPLLMKAIGWQGGSILALETLKRVVVAGNRARDALVAQGLKVGLVEVLLGLLDWRAGGRSGLCSQMKWNESEASVGRVLAIEVLHAFATEGAHCTKVREILNFSDVWSAYKDQKHDLFLPSNAQSAAAGVAGLIENSSSRITYSLPAPPPQSTSARLPSSSSATTTNFEADWKL from the exons ATGGATTTCGTAAGTCGGCATACAACAACTTCATCGGATCAATCATCTTCTAATGAATCTTCTTCAGCTCCAACAACACATCCTACAGAGGAACTGGAGTACTTGGCTAGGTATTTAATTGTTAAACATTCTTGGCGTGGACGATACAAGAGAATTCTTTGCATATCCAATGTTTCGATTGTAACTTTGGATCCAGGTACACTAAATGTTACTAATTCGTATGatgttgaaaatgattttgaGGGGGCACTTCCAATATTAGGAAGGGATGACAATTCTCAAGAGTTTACCATTAACGTTAGAACTGATGGGCGTGGGAAATTTAAAGGGATGAAGTTTTCGTCCAGGTTTAGAGCAAGTATATTGACTGAATTGTACAGAATTAGGTTGAACAGAGTTAATGCTGCTGTTGAATTTCCTGTACTTCACCTTCGGAGGAGAAACACACAGTGGGCACCATTT AAACTGAAAATTACCGCTGTTGGAGTTGAACTCATCGAAACACAGTCTGGAGATCTTCGCTGGTGCTTAGATTTTAGAGACATGAAGTCACCTGCCATTATTCTTCTAAGTGATGGTTATGGGAAGAAAAGCATTGATCACGGAGGCTTTGTTCTTTGTCCTTTATATGGAAGAAAGTCTAAAGCATTTCAAGCTGCACCAGGAACCACAAACACAGCTATAATATCAGCCTTG ACTAAAACTGCAAAGTCTTCTGTTGGGGTGTCATTATCCGTGGAAAATTCTCAATCCCTTACGGCTGCAGAGTATGTTAAGCAAAGAG CCAAGGAGGCTGTTGGAGCGGAAGAAACTCCATGTGGGGGATGGTCTGTTACAAGGTTGCGATCTGCTGCTCATGGGACAGCTAATATAATTGGATTAAGTTTGGGAATTGGGCCTAAAGGAGGACTTGGTGAGCAAGGTGATTTTGTATATCGTCAACTCATTCTTACAAAGGCATCACTTGTTGAAAGACGCCCTGAGAATTATGAG TCTGTTATTGTTCGACCTTTATCTGCAGTAAGCGCTCTTGTTCGTTTTGCCGAGGAGCCGCAAATGTTTGCCATTGAATTCAATGATGGCTGCCCCGTTCAT GTTTATACGTGCACATCTCGTGATAGCTTGCTCGCAGCAGTTCGGGATGTTTTACAAACGGAA GGTCAGTGCGCTGTTCCTGTACTGCCGAGGTTGACTATGCCCGGTCATCATATTGATCCACCATGTGGTAGAGTCTATCTGCAACTTCAACATCTTCCTGGTGAACCACAACGTGCTGTAGCTGATATGGAGAGTGCATCCATGCATCTGAAACATCTAGCTGCAGCTGCCAAAGATGCTGTTGCTGAGGGGGGGTCTATTCCCGGTTCAAGAGCTAAATTATGGCGTAGAATAAGGGAATTCAATGCATGCATACCTTATAGTGGAGTGCCTCCGACTATTGAAGTAGTCGAAGTGACTTTGATGGCCTTAATTACGATGCTTCCAGCAACCCCAAATCTTCCTCCCGAATCACCTCCCCCGCCATCACCATCACCTAAAGCGGCTGCAACAATTATGGGCTTCATTGCATGCTTACGTAGGTTGCTCGCATCAAGAAGTGCAGCTTCACATGTGATGtcgtttcctgctgctgttggaAGAATAATGGGTTTACTAAGGAACGGTTCAGAAGGTGTAGCAGCTGAAATAGCAGGACTGATAGCTGTGCTTATTGGTGGGGGTCCTGGTGATAGCAATATACTGACGGACTCAAAAGGGGAGCAACATGCTACAATTATGCATACCAAGTCTGTATTGTTTGCACATAACAACTATGTGACAATCCTTGTCAATAGATTGAGACCTATGTCAGTATCACCTTTATTGTCAATGTCTGTTGTGGAAGTTCTCGAGGCTATGCTATGTGAACCCCACGGGGAAACTACACAATATACTACCTTTGTTGAACTACTACGTCAAGTGGCTGGTTTGCGGCGTCGCTTGTTCTCATTGTTTGGACACCCTGCTGAAAGTGTAAGAGAAACAGTGGCTGTGATCATGCGTACGATTGCTGAAGAAGATGCGATTGCAGCTGAATCTATGCGGGATGCTGCTTTACGTGATGGTGCTCTCTTAAGACACTTACTGCACGCCTTTTTCCTTCCTGCTGGCGAACGTCGTGAAGTTAGCCGTCAGCTTGTTGCTCTTTGGGCGGATTCTTATCAGCCAGCTCTTGATTTGTTATCCAGAGTTCTTCCTCCTGGGCTTGTTGCGTATTTACACACAAAATTCGATGGAAATTTGCCTGAAGATGACCAAAGTCCACCTAACCAAGAAGCTACTTCGATGAGGAGAAGACAAAGACGTATACTTCAGCAGAGGAGAGGTCGGCCTATGAGACCTATAGCATTTCAAGAACAACTTTCACCTGTTAGTAATGCTGAAGACAGGGAATTCGGAACTGATGCTCTTAGAGGACCAGACAACTATCAGAGATCTGCTGTAGATTCTAGTTCTGGACCGGTTTCCGATCAATTTGTGGTTACCACGACACCTGTTAACTTGGCAGATGAAACTTCTTCAGCAGCTGTTTCTCAAACTGACCATTCGTTCGTTGCGGTTTCTGGGGATGCTCCCTATGTGTCTGTATCTGAAGCACATGAAATAAATGCATATGGTCCCGTTGAATCTGATGTCAACATGGTTGGATCTCCAGGTCTCCCTGCCCCTGCTCAGGTTGTTGTGGAGAACACACCTGTGGGATCTGGCAGGTTACTTTGCAACTGGCCTGAATTTTGGCGAGCTTTTAGTCTTGATCATAACCGTGCAGACTTAATTTGGAATGAGCGTACCAGGCAAGAATTAAGAGAGGCTTTGCAAGCCGAGGTTCATAAGCTAGATATAGAGAAGGAACGTACTGAAGACATTGGTTCTGGCGGCGCAACAGCTGATGTGACTGGGCAAGAAAGTGTACCTCAGATTTCGTGGAACTACACTGAATTCTCAGCTGGTTACTCCAGCTTATCTAAAGAAGTCTGTGTTGGTCAATATTATCTGCGGTTGCTGCTTGAGAGTGGTAGCAGTGGCCGTGCACAAGATTTTCCATTACGTGATCCAGTTGCATTCTTTAGAGCACTGTATCATCGCTTCTTATGTGATGCAGACATTGGTCTGACTGTAGATGGTGCTGTTCCTGATGAATTAGGCTCATCTGATGATTGGTGTGATATGGGAAGATTAGATGGATTTGGAGGAGGTGGAGGTTCTTCAGTTAGAGAGCTTTGTGCGAGAGCAATGGCGATCGTATATGAGCAGCATTATAAAACTATTGGCCCATTTGATGGTACTGCTCACATTACAGTTCTGTTAGATAGGAGCGATGACCGGGCTTTGAGGCATCGCCTACTTCTTCTTCTGAAG GTGTTAATGAAGGTTTTGTCAAATGTCGAGGCTTGTGTTCTGGTTGGAGGTTGTGTGTTAGCTGTAGATCTTCTGACGGTGGCTCATGAAGCTTCTGAAAGGACAGCTATTCCTTTGCAGTCTAATCTCATAGCAGCAACTGCTTTCATGGAGCCTCTTAAGGAGTGGACGTTTATAGATAAAGACGGAGCACAAGTTGGCCCCATGGAGAAGGATGCCATTAGAAGGTTCTGGTCAAAAAAAGCCATTGATTGGACAACCAGGTGTCGGGCATCAGGAATGCCTGACTGGAAGAAATTACGTGATATTCGTGAATTGCGCTGGGCCTTGGCCATTCGTGTTCCTGTTCTCACTTCGACTCAG GTGGGGGAGGCTGCTTTATCCATATTACACAGCATGGTTTCTGCACATTCTGATCTTGATGATGCCGGTGAGATCGTAACTCCAACACCAAGAGTGAAACGTATACTGTCAAGTCCACGGTGCATTCCTCATGTTGCACAG GCTCTGCTTACTGGAGAACCAAGTGTTGTTGAGGTTGCTGCTGCTTTGCTAAGGGCTGTTGTCACAAGAAATCCGAAGGCAATGGTACGACTTTATAGCACAGGTGCATTTTACTTTGCGTTGGCGTATCCTGGATCCAATCTTCTCTCAATTGCTCAACTTTTTTCCGCAACGCATGTCCATCAAGCATTCCATGGTGGTGAAGAGGCGGCAGTTTCCTCTTCCCTGCCTTTGGCAAAGCGTAGTGTACTGGGAGGGCATCTTCCAGAATCCCTGTTGTATGTATTGGAGCGTAGTGGTCCGGCGGCTTTTGCCGCAGCAATGGTTTCCGACTCTGATACCCCAGAGATCATCTGGACACACAAAATGCGAGCTGAACATTTGATTTGCCAG GTTCTGCAGCATCTTGGAGATTTTCCTCAGAAATTGTCGCAGCATTGCCATTCATTGTACGATTATGCTCCTATGCCACCGGTGACTTATCCTGAGTTGAGGGATGAAATGTGGTGCCACCGCTACTACCTCCGCAACTTATGCGATGAGATTCGTTTCCCTAATTGGCCGATTGTTGAACATGTTGAGTTCTTACAGTCATTGTTAGCAATGTGGCGAGAAGAATTAACCAGAAGGCCCATGGATCTTTCTGAGGAAGAAGCTTGCAAAATACTggagatatccttggaagatgTGTCTGGTGAGACTGCTGACAAAAGGCAGCCCGCTGAAGTTAATGGGGATATAAGTAACGCATCCAAGCAGTTTGAGAATATTGACGAGGAAAAGCTGAAGCGCCAATACCGGAAACTTGCCATGAGATACCATCCTGATAAAAATCCTGAAGGGAGGGAGAAATTTCTTGCTGTACAGAAAGCATATGAGCGACTACAG GCTACAATGCAAGGATTGCAAGGCCCGCAACCATGGAGGTTGTTGCTTTTACTGAAGGGACAATGTATATTATACCGCCGATATGGGAGTGTTTTGGAGCCTTTTAAGTATGCTGGTTATCCAATGTTGCTAAATGCAGTCACCGTGGACAAGGATGAAAGCAATTTCCTTACATCAGATAGAGCACCTCTTCTTGTCGCAGCATCAGAGCTCATATGGCTGAC ATGTGCATCCTCTTCCTTAAATGGAGAAGAGCTTGTGAGGGATGGTGGAATACCACTTCTTGCCACGCTTCTATCACGATGCATGTGTGTGGTTCAGCCAACTACTCCTTCCAATGAATCTTCTGCTATCATTGTTACAAATGTTATCCGGACTTATGCAGTCTTGAGTCAGTTTGAGAACGCCAGAGTTGAGTTGCTGAGGTTTGGTGGCCTAATTGAGGATATTGTGCACTCCACAGAACTTGAACTTGTgcctgctgctgttgatgctgccTTACAGACGGCAGCTCATGTTTCGGTATCATCTGAATTGCAGGATGCTTTACTGAAAGCTGGCGTGTTATG GTATCTCTTACCTCTGCTGTTTCAGTATGACTCAACTGCAGATGAAGCTGATGCAACAGAGGCACATGGTGTTGGTGCAAGTGTTCAGATTGCTAAGAACTTGCATGCTGTTCGAGCATCGCAGGCTTTATCAAGACTTGGTGGTTATTCTGCTGACGGGATTTCAACTCCTTATAATCAGGCTGCAGTTGAAACTATCAAATCTTTGCTTACACCTAAGCTTGCCGATATGTTGAAAGACCAGGCGCCTAAGGATCTCCTGTCTTGCTTAAATTCAAACTTGGAGACCCCAGAG ATTATTTGGAACTCAACAACCCGGGCGGAATTGCTTAAGTTTGTGGATAAGCAGCGAGCAAGCCAAGGTCCGGATGGTTCCTATGACTTGCAAGAGTCGTATGCCTTCACATATGAAGCGCTGTCAAAAGAGCTACATGTTGGAAATGTTTACTTGAGGGTATACAACGACCAACCTGATTATGATATCAGTAATGCAGAAGCTTTTGGTGCCGCTCTTATTGATTATATCTCAGAACTTGTGCATAATCACTGTGTAGTAGATGTTAATCTTGAGAATAAAATGAGTCCTAGTAATTCATCCTTAGAGCCATCTGATCCTCAGAACGGCACGGTTGATGAAACAGTTCATACACAAGACATTGACATTTCGGCTGTTGGTGAAGGGGAAGTAACTAGCGAGGAGGACTTAGAATTGATTAATAACCTTCAAATCGGTTTAACTTCTCTTAAGAATCTACTGACAAGCGCCCCAAGTCTGGCTGCTATATTCTCTAGTAAAGAGCAGCTAGTACCTCTCTTTGAATGCTTTTCTGTGCCTGTTGCATCAAAAAGCAGCATTCCTCAACTTTGTCTAAGTATACTCTCACTCTTGACCATGTATGCTCCTTGCCTGGAGACTATGGTTGCAGACCGTACAAGTCTTCTCCTTCTACTACAGATGCTACATGGTGCTCCCAGTTGTCGAGAAGGGGCTCTCCATGTCCTTTACGCGTTGGCAAGTACCCCTGAACTTGCATGGGCTGCTGCTAAGCATGGTGGTGTTGTATATATTCTTCAACTACTTTTGCCTTCGCAAG aagaaattcctTTACAACAGAGAGCTGCAGCCGCATCATTGTTAGGAAAGCTTGTTGTCCAGCCGATGCATGGGCCTAGAGTGTCAATAACTCTGGCAAGGTTTCTTCCAGATGGTTTGGTATCTGTTATTAGGGATGGGCCTGGTGAAGCGGTGATAGCTTCTCTTGAACAAACAACAGAAACACCTGAACTTGTTTGGACATCCGCAATGGCAGCTTCTTTATCTGCGCAAATTGCAACAATGGCTTCAGATCTGTATCGGGAGCAGATGAAAGGCCGTGTTGTTGATTGGGATGTACCTGAACAACCATCAGGGCAGCAAGAAATGAGAGATGAGCCGCAGGTTGGCGGGATTTATGTAAGGCTATTCCTCAAAGACCCCAAGTTTCCATTAAGAAATCCAAAAAGATTCCTGGAAGGGCTTCTAGATCAATATGTTTCATCTGTTGCTGCCACTCATTATGACATGCAAG GCAGACGAGAGTCCATGTCTTCTGGGGATATGAGAAAAGGAGATCATGTCAGCGTGGAGGACGTGTATGAGGCCGATGATGAACAAAATCAGTCCACTGTGCCAACTCCACAAGAACGTGTTCGTCTTAGTTGTCTGCGTGTTTTACATCAACTTGCAGCAAGTACAACTTGTGCAGAAGCCATGGCTGCAACAAGTGTGGGCACTCCTCAG GTTGTTCCCTTGCTAATGAAAGCAATTGGATGGCAAGGTGGCAGTATACTAGCCCTTGAGACTCTAAAACGTGTAGTCGTTGCTGGAAATCGAGCTCGAGATGCACTTGTTGCTCAAGGACTGAA GGTTGGTCTTGTTGAAGTGCTTCTTGGTCTTCTTGACTGGAGGGCTGGAGGAAGGAGTGGGCTTTGCTCTCAGATGAAGTGGAATGAGTCTGAGGCTTCTGTTGGACGGGTCCTTGCAATTGAG GTCTTGCATGCATTTGCAACAGAAGGAGCCCATTGTACTAAAGTTCGTGAGATATTGAACTTTTCTGAT GTTTGGAGTGCTTATAAAGACCAAAAGCATGACCTTTTTCTTCCTTCAAATGCGCAATCAGCTGCTGCTGGAGTGGCAGGTCTTATTGAGAACTCATCATCAAGAATCACATACTCACTCCCAGCACCACCGCCGCAGTCTACTTCGGCAAGACTCCCCAGTAGCAGTAGTGCTACTACTACTAATTTTGAGGCAGACTGGAAATTATAG